The nucleotide sequence GTCGCGCAGCTGATCAAAACCGCGGCCCCGACTGGATTGCGTTTGTGGGGCATGGTCGAAGAACCGCCCTTGCCCGGCGCCGACGGCTCGAACACCTCTGCCGCTTCCGTCTGCATCAACAAGCTGATATCGCGGCCGAGCTTGCCGAGGTTGCCGGCGATCAGACCGAGGACCGCAGCAAACTCCACCAGCCGGTCACGCTGGGTATGCCAGGGTTGCTCCGGCAAACTCAATTGCAGGTGCGCCGCCAGGGCCTCGGCCACCGGCATCGCCTGTTCGCCAAGCGCCGCGAGGGTTCCGGAGGCGCCGCCAAACTGCAGCACCAACAAGCGTGGCTTGAGCTGCGCCAGGCGCTCTCGACTGCGCGTCACAGCGCCCAGCCAGCCGGCGATTTTCATCCCCAGCGTCACAGGCGTCGCGTGCTGCAGCCAGGTGCGTCCGGCCATCGGCGTTGCAATATAGCGTTGGGCCTGAGCGGCAAGGATGTCTCCCAGCCGCGCCAGATCGTTTTCGATCAACGTCACGGCGCTGCGTAATTGCAGCACCAGGCCGGTGTCCATCACATCCTGGCTGGTGGCGCCCAAGTGTACATAGCGCTCTGCGCCCGCATCGGCACTGGCGATCTGTTTACCCAGTGCCTTGATCAGCGGGATCGCCGAATTACCCGCCGTGGCAATCGCCTCGCCCAGCGCGCTCGTATCGTAAAGCGACGCCAGACAGGCCTGCGCTATCGGTGCCACCGCCGCTTGCGGAATCACCCCAACCTGGGCTTCGGCCCGGGCCAGCGCGGCTTCGAAGTCCAGCATGCCTTGCAGCCGGCCTTGGTCGCAGAACACCTCGGCCATGCTGGCGGCCGTGAAATAGGTGTCGAACAACTGATTGCTCGTGCGCGTCGTCATAAACCATCCTTAGGCATACACGCCCTCAAGGGCGCGCAACCGGTTACAGATCGTGGTGCAAGTACGCTGCCTGCTTCGGCAGGCGCAAGCTGAACAGGAATGCGATCGCCATCATGCCGGTGACATACCAGTAGAAGGTGTTTTCCATCCCGATGGACTTCAGACCAAGGGCCACGTACTCAGCTGAACCACCGAAAAGTGCATTCGCCACCGCGTATGCCAGGCCCACACCGAGTGCACGCACTTGTGGCGGGAACATCTCGGCTTTTACCAGGCCGCTGATGGAGGTGTAGAAGCTGACAATCGCCAACGCCAGGGTAATCAGTACAAAGGCCAGGAACGGACTGCTCACGGTTTTAAGGGTCAGCAGGATCGGCACGGTGCACAGCGTACCGAGGGCACCGAACCAGAGCATCGAATTACGCCGGCCGATCTTGTCCGATAGCATGCCAAACAGCGGCTGCATGCACATATACAGAAACAGCGCGCCAGTCATGATGTAGCTGGCAGTCTTGGCGTGCATCCCGGCGGTGTTCACCAGGTACTTCTGCATGTAGGTGGTAAACGTGTAGAAAATCAGCGAGCCGCCGGCGGTATAGCCGAGCACGGTGATAAACGCCGCTTTGTGATCACGAAACAGCGCGGCAATGCTGCCGGCGTCCTTGTTGTCGCGCATCTCCTTGCTGCTGGTCTCTTTCAGGGAGCGACGCAGTAGCAGCGAAATCACCGCTGCAATCGCGCCGATCACAAACGGAATCCGCCAACCCCAGGCGCGCAGTTCTTCTTCAGTCAGCAGTTGTTGCAGGATCACGACCACCGACACAGCCAGCAATTGCCCGCCGATCAAGGTCACGTACTGGAACGAGGCGAAGAACCCGCGCTGGCCTTTGAGCGCCACTTCGCTCATGTACGTTGCCGTGGTGCCGTATTCGCCACCCACCGACAGCCCTTGGAACAGGCGCGCCGCCAGCAGCAAGGCCGGAGCCCAGGCGCCGATGTCTTTGTAGGTGGGCAAAAAGGCGATGACCAGAGAGCCGGCGCACATCATCAGCACCGAGATCATCATCGAGTTTTTGCGCCCATGCTTGTCGGCCACCCGGCCAAACAACCAACCACCGATGGGACGCATCAGGAAGCCGGCGGCGAATACGCCTGCGGTGTTCAGCAGTTGAACCGTGGGGTCATCGGAAGGGAAAAACGCCGGAGCGAAATAAATCGCACAGAAGGCGTAGACGTAGAAGTCAAACCACTCCACCAGGTTGCCGGACGAAGCCCCGACAATTGCAAAAATCCTTTTGCTGCGTTCTTCTCCGGTGTAGTGACCGGTATGGGTTGTCATATTTTTTCACTCGTAGGGAACGGACTTAACCCTAGACATACTTTGTAACAGTCTCGTTCCGCAAGTAGACTTTTGGGGTGGTGAGGAAGAGAAGAGACTGGCCGAAGCGTGCCGAGAAAATTGGCGATCTGCATGACCGAGCCGATTATGGATTCACCGATAAGCGTTCAGGTCGATGCAACACTGAAATTTCCCCTGCTCAACCCCCTCTCCTCCCTGGGCATGGATATCTACACAACGTTCAGAAACCGACGATTTTCCCTGTGGCGAGCGGGCTTGTCCCGCGTTGGACTGCGAAGCAGTCCCAGTAAGCCGAATGTGGTGTATCAGATACTCCGTAGCGACTGGTTTTGGGACTGCTTCGCAGTCCAACGCGGGATAAGCCCGCTCGCCACAACAGCCCTCTCTGCTTGGATTTAAGCGTTGAGGCAAAATTGTGTGGGGTAGCCCTGAAACCCACCTCAATAATCGAAAAACACCGTCTCTTCATCCGTCCCCTGCAACACCACGTTCCATTGATACCCCCCCGACGCATCCGCCTTGGCAATCAAGGTACTGCGGCGCTCAGCGGGTACACACCCCAACAACGGGTCATCCCCATTCATCACTTCACCGTCAAAATAAATTCGCGTCAGCAAGTGCTTTACCAGACCACGGGCAAACACCAATACCACCAGGTGCGGCGCCTGGGTCGTGCCCTTCAACCCCGGCACGCCGCCCGGCTTGATGGTGCTAAACCGAAAGCGCCCTTCAGCGTCCACCGGCACCCGGCCAAATCCTTCGAAGCTGGGATCCAGGGGTTTGTCCTGCTCGTCTTCGGGGTGGTCGTATTTACCCGCAGCATTGACTTGCCAGACTTCCAGCATGGCGTCGTTGACGACATCACCGTTGCCATCCAGCACTTGCCCGCTGATCACCACCCGCTCGCCCAAGGTCTCGACCGTGGCTAGATCCTCGCGGTTCAGCCAAGTCAGGCCGATGTGATAGTAAGGCCCGACGGTGTGGGATGTAGTCGCGTAAAGAGTCATCTCATTTCTCCATCGGCGTGGCGTCGCGGCCGCGCAGGACAATGTCCCAGCGGTAGCCGAGGGCATAGTGTGGAACGGTTTTTTCAAGGTCGAAACGGGCGATCAAGCGTTCCTTGGCCGAGGTGTCGGGCACGCAATTGTAGATCGGGTCGTATTCCAGCAACGGGTCGCCAGGGAAATACATCTGCGTCACCAGCCGCGTCAGCACGCTGGGGCCGAACAGCGAAAAGTGAATATGCGCCGGGCGCCAGGCATTGTGGTGGTTGCCCCACGGGTAAGCGCCGGGCTTGATGGTCTGGAACTGGTACCAGCCATCGACATCGGTGACCGTGCGACCGGTGCCGGTGAAGTTCGGGTCCAGGGGCGCGTCGTGCAAATCGCGCTTATGGTTGTAGCGTCCAGCGGCGTTGGCCTGCCAGATTTCCACCAGGATGCCCGGTACCGGTAAGCCGTTCTCATCCAGCACGCGGCCGTGGATGATGATGCGTTCGCCTTGCGGCTCGCCATCGTGCTGGGCTGTGAGGTCGCTGTCCTTCTCGTCGATGCGTTCGGCGCCGATAGTCGGGCCGGTGATTTCCGACAACGAATGGGGCAGGAACACCAACGGCTTGGACGGCGAACGCAGGTTCGTCGACTGGTACGCCGGGTGCAAGTAATCAGGCTGAGTACCCGCTTGCGGGCGCCGGTATCCGGGCTTGTCACTCATGGATCAATCCTCGTTGTTCTGGAGTTTTAAACGCGCTCGATAGCCAGCGCCAGCCCTTGGCCGACGCCGACACACATGGTTGCCAACCCCTTGCGCCCCCCGGTTTTTTCGAGTTGGTGCAGAGCCGTCAATACCAGACGAGCACCGCTCATACCCAACGGATGGCCCAAGGCAATGGCGCCACCGTTCGGGTTGACCTGCGGCGCGTCGTCCGCCAGGCCCAACTCACGCAGCACCGCCAGGCCTTGGCTGGCGAAGGCTTCGTTGAGTTCGATCACATCAAAGTCGCTGACGGCCAGCCCCAGGCGTTCCACCAGCTTGCGCACCGCCGGCACCGGGCCGATCCCCATGACTCGCGGCGCCACACCGGCGCTGGCCATGCCCAATACCCGGGCACGAGCGGTCAGGCCGTGTTGTTTCACGGCATCGGCAGACGCCAGAATCAACGCGGCGGCGCCATCGTTCACCCCAGAGGCGTTGCCGGCGGTGACGGTCTTGTCCGGGCCGTTGACCGGTTTGAGTCGGGTCAGGGCTTCCAGGGTGGTATCGGCCCGAGGATGCTCATCATGTTCGACCAGGGTCTCGCCTTTTTTATGCGCGACCCGCACCGGCACGATTTCTTCAGCGAAATAACCGGCGGCCTGAGCAGCCGCGGCGCGTTGCTGGCTGCGCAAGGCAAAGGCGTCTTGATCGGCGCGCGATACCTGGTAGTCGTCGGCCACGTTATCGGCGGTCTGTGGCATCGCATCGACACCGTATTGGGCCTTCATCAACGGGTTGATGAAACGCCAGCCGATGGTGGTGTCTTCCAGCTTCATGTTGCGCGAGAACGCCGCGTCGGACTTGCCCATCACAAACGGCGCACGGGACATCGACTCGACGCCACCGGCAATCGCAAGCTCCATTTCACCACTGGCAATCGCGCGGAACGCGGTGCCAATCGCGTCCATGCCCGAAGCACACAAGCGATTGAGGGTCACGCCAGGAATGCTGTCGGGCAAGCCGGCCAGCAATGAGGCCATGCGCGCCACGTTGCGGTTGTCTTCGCCCGCCTGGTTGGCACAGCCGAGAAACACTTCCTCGACCGCGCTCCAATCCACGGAAGGGTTACGCTCCATCAGTGCCTTGATCGGCAAGGCGGCCAGATCATCGGCGCGCACGCTCGACAAACCGCCACCGAAACGCCCGATAGGTGTGCGAATGGCGTCGCAAATAAATACGTCGCGCATCAGGCTTCTCCTGGGGCTTGGCCATGGGCGGCGGCCGTGCGGGCTTCAAGGTCGCGCAGGGCAGTCAATTCAACTTCGGTGGGCTCAGCACTGGTGCTGAGCTGATCGGCAAACCGAATCGCCCAGCCGGTGGCGGCAACCACGTGTTCACGCGTGACACCAGGGTGCAAGGCGGTGACCACGAATTCGTGAGTGCCCTCCTCCGGCTCCATGATGCACAGGTCGGTAATGATCCCCACCGGCCCCGCGCCCGGCAGGCCGAGACGCTTGCGCGAATCCCCGCCTTCGCCGTGGCCTACCGAGGTAATGAAATCCAGTTTGTCGACGAACGAGCGCGCCGATTGCTTGAGGATAATCAGCACACTCTTGGCGGAACCGGCAATCTCCGGCGCGCCACCCGCGCCCGGCAGGCGGACTTTGGGCTGGTGATAGTCACCGACCACCGTGGTGTTGATATTGCCGAAGCGGTCAACCTGGGCGGCGCCAAGGAACCCGACATCAATACGTCCGCCTTGCAACCAGTAGCGGAAAATCTCACCGGTCGGTACGACGGTGTCGGCGGTTTCCGCCAGCTCGCCATCACCGATCGACAACGGCAGCACCGAGGGCTTGGCGCCGATCGGGCCGGACTCATAAATCAACACCACATCCGGCGAGGACGTCAGGCGTGCCAGGTTGGCGGCCTTGGAGGGCAAGCCGATACCGACGAAGCACACCGAACCGTTCTTCAGGCGACGCGCGGCGGCGACAGTCATCATTTCGTTGGTCGAGTACGTCATTACTTGGTCTCCTGCGCGGCAGCCAGTTTGGCCTGGAACTCACTGAAGTCAGCGGTGCCGTGGATGTATTCATCAATCCATGCGGTAAACGTCCCACGGTCCCGGGCAATCGGGTCCCAGGCCTGATAAAAGCGGTTGTCACGCTCGGTGTATCCATGCGCGTAGGACGGATGCGCACCGCCCGGGACGTGGCAAACGGCGGTCAACGCCCAGGTGGGCAGGACGCACGCGTTCATTGGCGCCTTCAGGTCATCGACGATTTCCTCGACGGTGACAATGCAACGCTGGGCCGCCAAGGCAGCTTCTTTCTGCACGCCGAGAATGCCCCACAACAGCACATTGCCCTTGCGGTCGGCTTTTTGCGCGTGGATCACGGTAACGTCCGGGCGCACCGATGGCACCGCCGCCAGCACTTCACCGGTAAATGGGCAGGTGACGGATTTGATCAGCGGGTTGACCTTCGGTAGGTCAGAACCCGCGTAGGCACGCAACACCGCAAACGGCAGACCGGAAGCGCCGGCAACGTAGGCATTCGCCAAGTCGGCATGGCTGTGTTCTTCGATCTCCAGAGACTGCGGCCATTGTTTCTCCACCGCGTCCCGCAGACGATGCAACGAACCCACGCCGGGATTGCCGCCCCAAGAGAAAATCAACTTGCGGGCGCAGCCTGCACCGATCAGTTGATCGTAGATCAGGTCGGGCGTCATACGCACGAGCGTCAGGTCTTTCTTGCCCTGACGAATGATTTCATGACCTGCAGCTGTAGGGATCAGATGAGTAAAGCCTTCGAGCGCGACGGTATCGCCATCGTTGACGAACTGCTTCACAGCGTCAGACAGCGCGAGAATTTCAGCCATGGGGTTGGGCTCCCGGTGTGGGTCGAAAAAGGCGCTGAGGGCAGCGCTGAAGTGCCTGAAGGTTAAGCCGGGAAATTTCGCCAAACAATCCGATAATCGACTGAGTGTTCGATTATCGAACATATTGTTGCCTGGCTATCGATTTCTGTTCAGGTGGTATCGGCATGACTGACCAGGCCCAGCGCTGCCGCGACCTTAATCAGCCAGGGGAAACACCGTCAATTCGTCAACGCGGGATCTGTGCGGTCAGCGAACGCTTAAGCGAACAATTGGGCGCTCAGCTCCTGGCTGGCGCTGAGCATGCTCGGCAGAAAGCGCTGCTCCAACTCGCTGCGGCTGACCCGCCCTGCGTGGGTGCTGATATTGAGCGCAGCCAATACCTGACCAGAAGCGTCATACACCGGCACGGCGATGGAACGCAGCCCTTGCTCCAACTCCTGATCGACGATGCACCATCCCTGCTGCCGAACTTGTTGCAGGCATTCGAGCAAGGCCTGGGGCGTGGTCAGCGTGCGACTGGTCTTGGTTTGCAGGTCGGCATGGTCCAGGTAGTCCTGCAACGAGGCATCGTCGAGGGCGGCCAGCAAGATCCGTCCCATGGACGTGCAGTAGGCCGGCAGACGGCCGCCGACCGAAAGGTCCACCGAAATCAGGCGTTGGGTGGTGGCGGAGCGGGCAATATAAAGGATGTCGTCACCTTCCAGGGTCGCCATGTTGCAGGCTTCGTGAAGCTGCTCGCTCATGCGGTCCAGGTAAGGCTGGGCGGAAACGGCCAAAGGCGTGGAGGACAGGTACGCATGGCCCAGGGTCAAGACCTTGGGCAACAGGGAATAGGTCCGTCCGTCCGTGGTAGCGTAGCCGAGCTTGATCAAGGTATGCAGGCAACGGCGCACAGCGGCGCGGGGGATTTCCGTGCGGTGGCTGATCTGGGCGATGGTCAAGTGGCGCTTGCGCTCCTGAAACGCCTGCACCACCGCCAGGCCACGCGCCAGGGACGTCATGAAATCCGGATCGCCGGTAAACGCCTGAATCCGTTTGGCCGGTGACGCAACGATGGGCGGGGCCACTGATGCAAAGGAGTTGCGCAATTGATCGTTCATTCCAGGCCCTTTCTCTTGTTTTCAATGGCTATTACAAGCTGGCTGGCAAGCGACGCACAAGACGAGCCCTGCAACACTGTGCGATTATCGGACGATCAGTCGATAATCGCAATTTCCCCGCTCGCCGTCATGAGCGCCCTTGTGCAACAGCTCCTATCATTGAAATCATGCCAGACTCACCCGTGGCTGAATAAATAAGCTCGGGACGCGGCGGTCAGTTTTAAAACATTAAGCAATGTGTGACGTCAAAACTTCGGCACTGCTGCCATGAAATACATCCACTGGCAAAGTTGACGTTTTTTAACTTGTTGGTGATAGTGTTATTCAAATACACCGTTATAATGCACCTCGTGATAAGGTCGGCCCAGCTTCCAGAGCGATTGCAGATTTCGCCGAGCCTTGCCCACGCTTTGCCCAAGGCGCTGTTGCAGGTACCTGACGCCCATTCAAATGCCTGCCAATTGCTTGTGACTTGAAAAGAAAACTGTTGCTACGACAGCTGTTCTTCTCCGGTGCCGTGGCCGCCTGCAATAACGAAGTGGTTTATCGTGGTTCCTCCCTCAAATGTGGATTCTATTTGAAGGTGACGCGATGAACGCCTTCCCTGCATTGCGCTTCACCGGAATTAAACTCAACTCAATTAGGTAACAATGTGACGAAAGACGAACTGCGCGCGGAACTTGAGCGCCAGGAACAACGTTACAAGGATGTTTACGGCGGGGAAGTCACCACCTACGCCGCCCAGCCAGAACCGGAGCGCAAACCATGGCGCAAACGCGCCAGTTTGCTGGATCAGGCTTTTGCCCAAGAGATTCAAAAGATCGAAAAGGACCTGAAGGCCGAGGAGTCATAACCCTTCGGGTGGTGTCCCAAGGGGCAGTCGCTTTCCTGTCAGCACCTCGCTGGCGGGAAAGCTCTATGTATGCTTGTTGCAGGCCCGATTATCGTCATTTCCTGCATCCCGTCTAAATTTCATACAACTGTTTCACTGTCAGTGTCGCGATTGTCGCACCCCACACCTGCAGAAAAAACTCTATACATCAATGAGTTGCTAACACCCCGAAATACCTGCGGCCGCCGCCCGAAGCACAAATTAATTCGTTGAAGAATGTTACCGGCGAGCAGCTAGTGCATCGATTATCCTGCTTTTCTGGCATAATCGCGCCCCCTTTCGACCTGGTCATAAAACCTTCATGATCGATTTATTCAGCGGACTGGATGCCTGGGTTCTTGTGAGCCTGCTGCTCGCCCTCTTCTTTGTCCTCGCCTTCGAGTTCATTAATGGCTTTCATGACACCGCTAACGCGGTGGCCACAGTCATCTACACCAAGGCCATGCCGCCACACCTGGCCGTGTTCTTTTCCGGGGTGTTCAACTTCCTCGGCGTGCTGCTCGGCGGGGTGGGCGTTGCCTACGCCATCGTGCATCTGCTGCCGGTGGAGTTGTTGATCAATGTGAACACCGGCCACGGTCTGGCCATGGTGTTCTCATTACTGGCGGCGGCCATTACCTGGAACCTCGGCACCTGGTACTTCGGGATTCCGGCGTCCAGCTCCCACACCCTGATCGGCTCGATCCTCGGTGTCGGCCTGGCCAATGCCTTGATCAACGACATTCCGCTGGCTGATGGGGTCAACTGGCAGAAGGCGATCGATATCGGTGCCTCGCTGGTGTTCTCGCCCATGGCCGGTTTCCTGGTCGCAGCCTTGGTGTTGATCGGTCTTAAATGGTGGCGTCCGCTGTCGAAGATGCACAAGACACCGGACCAGCGTCGCAAGCTCGACGACAAGAAACACCCGCCATTCTGGAACCGCCTGGTATTGGTGATTTCCGCCATGGCCGTGAGTTTCGTGCATGGTTCCAACGACGGCCAGAAAGGTATCGGCCTGATCATGCTGGTGCTGATTGGTATCGTGCCCGCGCAGTTCGTACTCGACTTGGGCAGCAGCACCTACCAGATCGAGCGCACCCGTGACGCAACGTTGCACCTCAATCAGTTCTACCAACGCAACCACGAAACCCTCGGCGAATTTCTCTCCCTGGGCAAGAGCGTTCCGGAAGACCTGCCAGGCAAATTCCGTTGCAACCCGCAACAGACCGAGCCGACCATCAATTCGCTTCTTGGCACATTGAAAGGTGTCTCCGACTACCACTCGCTGACCTCCGAGCAACGCATTGAAGTGCGTCGATACCTGCTCTGCCTGGACGATACCGCGAAGAAAGTCGGCAAGCTGCCCGGCCTGGACAAACGCGAGAAGTCCGACCTCGACAAGCTGCGCAAAGACTTGACTGCCACCACTGAGTACGCGCCGTTCTGGGTGATTCTCGCGGTAGCGCTGGCCCTGGGCCTGGGTACCATGGTTGGTTGGAAGCGTGTGGTTCTGACCATCGGCGAGAAAATCGGCAAGCAGGGCATGACCTATGCCCAGGGCATGTCGGCACAAATCACCACGGCCACCATGATCGGTTTTGCCAATATCTTCAGCCTGCCGGTGTCCACGACCCACGTCCTGTCGTCGGGTGTGGCGGGTACCATGGTCGCTAATAAAAGCGGCTTGCAGGGTGGCACGGTGAGAACCATCCTGATGGCCTGGGTGTTGACCCTGCCTGCGACCGTGGCCTTGTCGGCCGGATTGTTCTGGCTGGCGTCCATCGCGTTGGGGAGTTGATCCTCCGCGGCTGATCCAGGAAGGCGCAACCTTTGGGGGTTGCGCCTTTTTTTATGTTTGAAGGGCTGCCAAGCAGCCAAACGCCAGGCCAAAAAAAAGGGCGACCGAAGTCGCCCAAAATGCCTTGCGTGCTCATGTAACCCAGAAAAACCTATAGTTTTTTACGCTTGTTAGCGTCTTTCCAGATAAAAATCCCAAACCCTACAAAAAACAGCACCATGAGGCCGACGGTCAGCACTCCGGCAAACACCACATTATCGAAAAACATGACCGGCCTCCTGTGCTTGCCCTGTTGCGATAGGGCTAAGTTAACCAAGAAGCCGAGAGGAGAAATTGACGGGGATCAATGTCGCCCGCGACGGGGCGTAAAGAAGGGAAAAAACTGACCTGCATCAACAATTTCGGAGCATTTCAGCGTTTTTTCGGTTTGTTTTTCGACTTTTTCTTCACCTTGCCCAAGGGCATCGCCTGTTCAAAGGCTTGGCGCACTTCATTGAGCCGCTTGTCATTAAGGTCATGCACACGTTTGGCGCGCTCAGTATTCAGATCGATCAGCTTGTCGTCACTCATGGCTTGGCTTACGTCGTGGCTGGAATACCCCAATAATGCGTCCTGACCCGTTGTGCGGTAAACCGCCGGCAAACAAAATGTGTGTCATCGCGCCTATTTGTCCGCAAAATTGCCGTTGATGGGGCCTTACGTGGCACTGCATCAGGATCTTCCGCCCTTGCTGGCCCTGCGCGGTTAAACCTCGACATCCACCCACAACCCTTGCCGGGGCGCATCTTCGATCAGCGGCGCAACCGGCACGGTATTATCGGCATTGAGTTCATCACCGGGAATGGCCAGATGCTTCTCGGGGTCTTCTTGCGCCTCGCGTCGGCGCTTTTGCTGTTCCTGCTGACGTCGTTGTTCGTCGCGCAGCAACAAGGCCGATTGCTCGGGATCGCGATTTTTCAGGTCAATGGTGCTTTCGTTGGAACTCGCTTGCGCCGGCACCACCGGAGGAATATCGGGCTTGGGTCGCACGGGATCGAGTTGCGAGGTCACCGGCACAATATTCAAGGGCAAGATGGGTGGCAGCATAATTATGAGTCTCCTGTCAGCAAGCTGTCGGCTGCCGCGCTAACGACTTGAGCTTGGGGTCGCCAACTTGTGACCCAGTCGTCAGTCTTCGGTGCCGTGCCACCCGTCGAATCGACCCCCCATCATCCCGGCAAGCAGAGTAGTTTTTGTCAGAATCCTTTGGCTGAGGACCTTGTTCCGTTAGAATAGTCGGCTTTTTCACGGCGGGAGTCAGGCAGCATGGCGCAGCAGTATCAACCGGGGCAACGCTGGATTAGTGACAGCGAAGCAGAGCTGGGCTTAGGCACCGTTCTGGCACAGGACGGGCGCTTGTTGACCGTGCTCTATCCGGCCACTGGCGACACCCGCCAGTACGCGCTACGGAATGCGCCCCTCACTCGCGTGAGGTTTTCGCCAGGTGACACCATCACCCATTTCGAAGGCTGGAAAATGACCGTACGCGAAGTCGACGATGTCGACGGCCTACTGGTCTATCACGGCCTCAATGGTCAGAACGAGCAGGTCACCCTGCCGGAAACCCAGCTGTCGAACTTCATCCAGTTCCGTCTGGCCAGCGACCGTCTGTTCGCCGGCCAGATCGACCCACTGGCCTGGTTCTCCCTGCGTTACCACACCCTGGAACACACCAGCCGCCAATTGCAGTCCTCGCTCTGGGGCCTGGGTGGCGTGCGTGCACAGCCGATCGCTCACCAACTGCATATTGCCCGTGAAGTCGCCGACCGTATCGCGCCCCGGGTATTGCTGGCGGACGAAGTGGGCCTGGGCAAGACCATCGAAGCTGGCCTGGTGATCCATCGCCAGTTGCTCTCCGGTCGAGCCAGCCGCGTGCTGATCCTGGTCCCGGAAAACCTGCAACACCAGTGGCTGGTAGAAATGCGTCGGCGCTTCAACCTGCAAGTTGCCTTGTTCGACGAGGAACGCTTTATTGAAAGCGATGCCAGCAACCCGTTCGAAGACACCCAGCTCGCGCTGGTCGCCCTGGAGTGGCTGGTCGAGGATGAGAAAGCCCAGGACGCGCTGTTCGCTGCCGGTTGGGACTTGATGGTCGTCGACGAAGCTCACCACTTGGTGTGGCACGAAGAACACGCCAGCGCTGAATACACGCTGGTTGAGCAGTTGGCCGAGACTATTCCCGGCGTCCTGCTGCTGACCGCCCCCCCCGAACAATTGGGCCAGGACAGCCATTTCGCGCGTCTGCGCCTGCTGGACCCGAACCGTTTCCACGACGTTAAGGCTTTCCGCGCCGAGAGCGAAAATTATCGTCCAGTGGCCGAAGCCGTCCAGGAGCTGATGGACAAGGGCCGCCTCTCGCCTGCGGCCCACAAAACCATCCTGGGTTTCCTCGGCAACGAAGGCGAAGCCTTGCTGACCGCCGTCAACGATGGCGACACCGAAGCCAGCGCCCGTCTGGTACGCGAACTGCTGGATCGCCACGGCACCGGCCGCGTGCTGTTTCGCAACACCCGCGCCGCCGTGCAAGGCTTCCCGGAGCGCAAGCTGCATGCCTACCCGCTGCCGTGCCCGGACGAATACCTCGAACTGCCGCTGGGCGAACACGCCGAGCTGTACCCGGAAGTCAGCTTCCAGTCGCAGCCGGATATCGAAGAAGAACAACGCTGGTGGCGCTTCGACCCTCGGGTCGAATGGCTGATCGACCAGTTGAAAATGCTCAAGCGCACCAAGGTTCTGGTGATCTGCGCCCACGCCGAAACCGCCATGGACCTGGAGGACGCCCTGCGCGTACGTTCCGGCATCCCGGCCACGGTGTTCCACGAAGGCATGAACATCCTCGAACGGGACCGTGCCGCGGCCTACTTCGCCGATGAGGAGTTCGGTGCCCAGGTGCTGATCTGTTCGGAAATCGGCAGTGAAGGTCGCAACTTCCAGTTCGCCCATCACCTGGTGCTGTTCGACCTGCCGTCCCACCCGGACTTGCTGGAACAGCGAATCGGCCGTCTCGACCGGATCGGCCAGAAACATGTGATCGAACTGCATGTGCCGTACCTGGAAACCAGCCCGCAGGCACGGCTGTTCCAGTGGTACCACGAAGCGCTGAAC is from Pseudomonas mucidolens and encodes:
- a CDS encoding CoA transferase subunit A; amino-acid sequence: MAEILALSDAVKQFVNDGDTVALEGFTHLIPTAAGHEIIRQGKKDLTLVRMTPDLIYDQLIGAGCARKLIFSWGGNPGVGSLHRLRDAVEKQWPQSLEIEEHSHADLANAYVAGASGLPFAVLRAYAGSDLPKVNPLIKSVTCPFTGEVLAAVPSVRPDVTVIHAQKADRKGNVLLWGILGVQKEAALAAQRCIVTVEEIVDDLKAPMNACVLPTWALTAVCHVPGGAHPSYAHGYTERDNRFYQAWDPIARDRGTFTAWIDEYIHGTADFSEFQAKLAAAQETK
- the pcaR gene encoding pca regulon transcriptional regulator PcaR, whose product is MNDQLRNSFASVAPPIVASPAKRIQAFTGDPDFMTSLARGLAVVQAFQERKRHLTIAQISHRTEIPRAAVRRCLHTLIKLGYATTDGRTYSLLPKVLTLGHAYLSSTPLAVSAQPYLDRMSEQLHEACNMATLEGDDILYIARSATTQRLISVDLSVGGRLPAYCTSMGRILLAALDDASLQDYLDHADLQTKTSRTLTTPQALLECLQQVRQQGWCIVDQELEQGLRSIAVPVYDASGQVLAALNISTHAGRVSRSELEQRFLPSMLSASQELSAQLFA
- a CDS encoding inorganic phosphate transporter, which gives rise to MIDLFSGLDAWVLVSLLLALFFVLAFEFINGFHDTANAVATVIYTKAMPPHLAVFFSGVFNFLGVLLGGVGVAYAIVHLLPVELLINVNTGHGLAMVFSLLAAAITWNLGTWYFGIPASSSHTLIGSILGVGLANALINDIPLADGVNWQKAIDIGASLVFSPMAGFLVAALVLIGLKWWRPLSKMHKTPDQRRKLDDKKHPPFWNRLVLVISAMAVSFVHGSNDGQKGIGLIMLVLIGIVPAQFVLDLGSSTYQIERTRDATLHLNQFYQRNHETLGEFLSLGKSVPEDLPGKFRCNPQQTEPTINSLLGTLKGVSDYHSLTSEQRIEVRRYLLCLDDTAKKVGKLPGLDKREKSDLDKLRKDLTATTEYAPFWVILAVALALGLGTMVGWKRVVLTIGEKIGKQGMTYAQGMSAQITTATMIGFANIFSLPVSTTHVLSSGVAGTMVANKSGLQGGTVRTILMAWVLTLPATVALSAGLFWLASIALGS
- the ccoM gene encoding cytochrome c oxidase subunit CcoM codes for the protein MFFDNVVFAGVLTVGLMVLFFVGFGIFIWKDANKRKKL
- a CDS encoding aspartate-semialdehyde dehydrogenase, translated to MLPPILPLNIVPVTSQLDPVRPKPDIPPVVPAQASSNESTIDLKNRDPEQSALLLRDEQRRQQEQQKRRREAQEDPEKHLAIPGDELNADNTVPVAPLIEDAPRQGLWVDVEV